In one window of Magnetococcus sp. PR-3 DNA:
- the hscA gene encoding Fe-S protein assembly chaperone HscA, translating into MVVLLDIAEPGQSAKPHEARPEDMRRVVGIDLGTTYSLVAAIDQDNKPGCIPMPDGKFSIPSVVHYREDQAPLVGQQAREKAITSPHATIISAKRFMGRGLEDVQGEGKRTPYRLESGEGGMVRIDTGLGKVSPVEVSAEVLRHLKGQAETALGGDLYGAVITVPAYFDDAQRQATKDAGKLAGLEVMRLVNEPTAAALAYGLEAGKEGMYAVYDLGGGTFDVSILKLTKGVFQVMATGGDSALGGDDFDHALGELFLQEMGIDDPTSEQQQQVMHSARLAKESLTNASHVEVVIGDYTRTLSKDEFEASIEALVKRTGLPCRRALKDAGIKPGELEGVVLVGGSTRVPKVRAYVESLFKRQPLSDLDPDKVVALGAALQADLLAGNRRGDDLLLLDVTPLSLGVETMGGLMEKIIPRNSPTPTARAQEFTTFKDNQTAMVIQVLQGEREMAEQNRSLAKFELRGIPPMVAGAARIRVTYQVDADGLLTVSAEEETTGTKQTVEVKPAYGLSDNEIEGMLRDALSHGEADMEARRLGEARVEVDRVFNALDAALEKDGDLLNEAELAQIKEAVQTLAGIAEGADATAINKGIEALDKATTFFAQRRMDRGVRAVMAGQSLETFESS; encoded by the coding sequence ATGGTAGTTCTACTGGATATTGCAGAGCCGGGACAATCGGCCAAGCCTCATGAAGCTCGGCCTGAAGATATGCGTCGGGTGGTGGGCATTGATCTAGGCACGACCTACTCTCTGGTAGCTGCCATTGATCAAGATAATAAACCTGGTTGCATCCCTATGCCCGATGGCAAATTTTCCATCCCATCTGTGGTGCATTATCGTGAAGATCAGGCCCCTTTGGTGGGGCAGCAGGCCCGCGAAAAAGCCATTACCTCCCCGCACGCCACCATTATCTCCGCCAAGCGTTTTATGGGGCGTGGGTTGGAAGATGTGCAAGGGGAAGGTAAGCGTACTCCTTATCGCTTAGAATCTGGCGAAGGGGGGATGGTGCGGATTGATACCGGCCTGGGCAAGGTCTCCCCGGTTGAGGTCTCGGCAGAGGTCTTAAGGCATCTTAAAGGGCAGGCAGAAACCGCGTTGGGGGGCGATCTCTACGGTGCGGTTATTACCGTTCCAGCCTATTTTGATGATGCCCAGCGCCAAGCCACCAAAGATGCCGGTAAGCTGGCCGGCCTGGAAGTGATGCGGTTGGTTAATGAACCAACCGCAGCCGCGCTGGCTTATGGGCTAGAAGCGGGTAAAGAGGGGATGTATGCGGTCTATGACTTAGGCGGTGGGACCTTTGATGTCTCTATTCTTAAGCTGACCAAAGGGGTCTTTCAGGTCATGGCCACAGGGGGAGATTCAGCCCTGGGTGGCGATGATTTTGACCATGCCTTGGGTGAGCTGTTCTTGCAAGAGATGGGCATTGATGATCCGACATCGGAACAGCAGCAGCAGGTTATGCACTCTGCCCGTCTGGCTAAGGAATCATTAACCAATGCCTCACATGTTGAGGTTGTTATTGGGGACTATACCCGTACCTTAAGTAAAGATGAGTTTGAAGCCAGCATTGAAGCGCTGGTTAAACGCACCGGTCTGCCGTGTCGCCGAGCCCTTAAAGATGCTGGTATCAAGCCAGGTGAGTTGGAAGGGGTGGTGCTGGTGGGTGGCTCGACCCGTGTACCCAAAGTGCGTGCTTATGTTGAAAGCCTGTTTAAGCGGCAGCCATTGAGTGATTTGGATCCTGATAAGGTTGTGGCATTGGGTGCAGCGTTACAGGCAGACCTGCTGGCGGGTAACCGCCGTGGTGATGATCTGCTCTTGTTGGATGTCACCCCCTTATCCTTAGGGGTTGAGACGATGGGTGGGTTGATGGAAAAAATTATTCCCAGAAACAGCCCCACACCTACGGCAAGAGCCCAAGAATTTACCACCTTTAAGGACAACCAGACCGCCATGGTTATTCAGGTTCTTCAAGGTGAGCGTGAGATGGCGGAGCAAAACCGTTCTCTGGCCAAGTTTGAACTGCGGGGTATTCCTCCCATGGTGGCAGGTGCAGCCCGTATTCGCGTAACCTACCAGGTCGATGCTGATGGGCTACTGACGGTATCTGCTGAAGAGGAGACTACGGGAACCAAGCAGACCGTCGAGGTTAAACCGGCCTATGGTTTGTCCGATAATGAGATTGAAGGCATGCTGCGTGATGCGTTAAGCCATGGCGAGGCTGATATGGAAGCCCGCCGTCTGGGTGAGGCGCGGGTGGAGGTGGATCGTGTCTTTAATGCACTGGATGCCGCTCTGGAAAAAGATGGTGATCTGTTGAACGAAGCCGAGCTGGCGCAGATCAAAGAGGCTGTGCAAACCCTGGCAGGCATTGCTGAGGGAGCGGATGCCACAGCGATCAATAAAGGTATTGAGGCGTTGGATAAGGCCACCACCTTTTTTGCGCAACGTCGTATGGACCGTGGGGTGCGTGCGGTCATGGCTGGGCAAAGCCTGGAGACCTTTGAGTCAAGCTGA
- a CDS encoding 2Fe-2S iron-sulfur cluster-binding protein yields the protein MPKVTFLPINETLDVASGQSLMDVAHDNHIPLECACEGSLACSTCHVIVDEAWFDKIEEATDDEDDMLDKAFGLTPYSRLGCQIIMSEDLDGLVVTIPEYNRNINVDKKK from the coding sequence ATGCCCAAGGTTACTTTTTTACCCATCAACGAGACGCTGGATGTTGCGTCGGGGCAATCCTTGATGGATGTCGCACATGATAATCATATTCCCTTGGAGTGTGCCTGTGAGGGGTCCTTGGCCTGCTCCACATGTCATGTGATTGTGGATGAAGCGTGGTTTGATAAAATTGAAGAAGCAACGGATGATGAAGATGACATGCTGGATAAGGCTTTTGGTCTAACCCCTTATAGCCGGTTGGGGTGTCAAATTATCATGAGTGAAGATCTCGATGGGTTGGTTGTTACCATTCCAGAATATAACCGCAACATCAACGTGGACAAAAAAAAGTAG
- a CDS encoding DUF4928 family protein, with protein MSLNKALTTFYKTKKFQNKGPLSVALVITQHAKKMGLPLDPNSLITDGGGQVLGLGKGAVQAVLKRHGIDRVLAKEGGRTSRGSLNKMRDYTAFLNQLHQEAAPVDLDTIEAFWVERVREFFAGKPFKIKLDSSRSLRSVVRDVISQAIARQKDANGTYYAGAVMQHLVGAKLDCFLGIGCFDHNGFSTSDEQSGRAGDFLIEDVAIHVTTSPGEAVIARCKDNLDEGLRPILVTLQKGVQVAEGLAENASLHDRIDIFEMEQFIALNLYELGRFKSDHQKIAVTDVVNRYNAIVSEWETDPSLQIEFATGRQKT; from the coding sequence ATGTCATTAAACAAAGCGCTCACCACTTTCTATAAGACAAAGAAATTTCAAAACAAAGGTCCGTTAAGTGTTGCCTTGGTCATCACACAACATGCCAAAAAAATGGGGCTTCCTCTTGATCCAAACAGTTTAATCACAGATGGAGGCGGCCAAGTGCTAGGTTTGGGGAAAGGAGCAGTTCAAGCTGTCCTCAAGCGTCATGGAATTGATCGTGTTCTTGCTAAAGAAGGGGGACGGACCAGTCGCGGCAGTTTGAATAAAATGCGCGACTATACTGCATTTCTTAACCAGCTTCATCAAGAAGCCGCGCCAGTTGATCTGGATACTATTGAGGCCTTTTGGGTCGAGCGAGTACGAGAGTTTTTTGCCGGTAAACCTTTCAAAATAAAACTCGACTCATCACGCAGCCTTAGATCCGTGGTGAGAGACGTCATTAGCCAAGCCATTGCACGCCAGAAAGATGCTAATGGCACCTACTACGCAGGTGCCGTCATGCAACACTTAGTGGGAGCCAAGCTTGATTGTTTCTTGGGTATCGGCTGTTTTGACCACAACGGGTTTTCGACATCAGACGAGCAATCGGGCCGAGCTGGCGACTTTCTCATTGAGGATGTTGCAATCCATGTGACCACATCTCCCGGAGAAGCCGTCATAGCCCGATGTAAGGATAATCTGGATGAAGGACTCCGCCCCATCCTGGTAACGCTTCAAAAAGGGGTCCAGGTGGCAGAAGGACTTGCTGAGAACGCATCTCTTCATGATCGAATCGATATCTTCGAGATGGAGCAGTTCATCGCGCTTAATCTTTACGAATTAGGCAGATTCAAATCTGATCACCAGAAAATAGCCGTCACAGATGTGGTTAATCGTTATAACGCCATTGTGAGTGAATGGGAAACAGATCCCAGTCTTCAGATAGAATTCGCAACCGGAAGACAAAAAACCTAA
- the iscX gene encoding Fe-S cluster assembly protein IscX, which translates to MKWTDVNDIAIELADGKPDIDPLTVRFTDLQEWVMALPGFDDEKDHCNEKILETIQMMWIDERD; encoded by the coding sequence ATGAAGTGGACAGACGTCAATGATATTGCCATTGAGCTGGCCGATGGTAAGCCAGACATTGATCCGCTGACAGTGCGCTTTACGGATCTGCAGGAGTGGGTTATGGCGCTTCCAGGTTTTGATGATGAAAAAGATCACTGTAATGAAAAGATTCTGGAGACGATTCAGATGATGTGGATCGACGAGCGGGATTAA